From Rhinatrema bivittatum chromosome 5, aRhiBiv1.1, whole genome shotgun sequence, the proteins below share one genomic window:
- the DNAJC28 gene encoding dnaJ homolog subfamily C member 28: MKCLSAMLALKLKWCICADSAMISARFQRLPSHYIIGHRMLSAYKPKKNIKDCYKILNVQEGCSLSDVRDSYRKLAKQYHPDSGSPSADANMFVQIEEAYRAVLIHMAKERKPGEEKDEEEDKCKHKVPQHRQYLSFEGIGFGTPSQREKQYMQFRVDRAVDQVMDFRKQKLESQHVENAMMAKDVRQSKKIKITQAIERLVEDLIQESMARGDFDNLSGKGKPLQKFSYCPHIDPMTHNLNRILIDNGYQPEWIVLQKEIRESIEKLREGLVAARSKLGEPMTPHREKLWNKACEQLSKDLDKLNKRINDFNLIVPLLNRQMVHFSAEKEIARAQKAYETLVETAQTTNEDINVTYLESAQAVGFKTYWLKLISLVWK, from the coding sequence ATGAAGTGTCTGTCTGCTATGCTGGCTCTAAAACTTAAGTGGTGTATCTGTGCAGATTCAGCAATGATTTCAGCCAGATTCCAAAGGCTTCCAAGTCATTACATCATTGGTCACAGAATGCTCTCAGCATATAAGCCTAAAAAGAACATTAAAGATTGCTACAAGATTCTAAATGTCCAGGAAGGGTGTTCTTTAAGCGATGTTAGAGATTCATACAGAAAACTTGCCAAGCAATATCATCCTGACAGTGGTTCTCCCAGTGCTGATGCGAACATGTTTGTACAGATTGAAGAGGCGTACAGAGCTGTGCTTATTCACATGGCTAAGGAAAGGAAACCAGGAGAAGAAAAAGATGAGGAGGAAGATAAATGTAAACACAAAGTTCCACAGCATAGACAGTATCTGAGCTTCGAAGGCATTGGTTTTGGGACTCCGAGTCAAAGGGAGAAACAGTACATGCAATTTAGAGTAGATCGGGCCGTGGACCAAGTGATGGACTTTCGAAAGCAGAAACTGGAGAGCCAACATGTGGAGAATGCTATGATGGCCAAAGATGTGAGACAGAGTAAGAAAATCAAAATTACCCAAGCAATTGAACGTTTGGTGGAAGACCTCATCCAGGAATCAATGGCCAGAGGAGACTTTGATAATCTAAGCGGTAAAGGAAAGCCGCTCCAAAAATTTTCCTACTGCCCACATATTGATCCCATGACCCACAACTTGAATAGAATCCTGATAGACAATGGATATCAGCCAGAATGGATCGTTTTGCAAAAAGAAATACGAGAAAGCATTGAGAAACTGAGAGAGGGGCTAGTGGCGGCTAGAAGTAAGCTTGGGGAGCCAATGACGCCACATCGAGAAAAACTATGGAATAAGGCCTGTGAACAACTAAGCAAAGATCTTGACAAGCTCAATAAAAGGATTAACGATTTTAACTTAATCGTTCCCCTTTTAAACAGGCAAATGGTGCACTTCAGTGCAGAGAAAGAAATTGCACGAGCACAGAAGGCATACGAGACCCTAGTGGAAACAGCACAGACAACTAACGAAGACATAAATGTGACTTATTTGGAGAGTGCTCAAGCTGTTGGGTTTAAGACCTATTGGTTGAAGTTGATCAGTCTGGTATGGAAATGA